In Bacillota bacterium, a single genomic region encodes these proteins:
- a CDS encoding ribose ABC transporter permease has protein sequence MSDLREDLTRFAPTEAVAAGGGVGGGGGAGVSAAAARRSGGLGVRVGRLFEDYGMAIVFAGICVLFTIWTKGLFIRPDNIVNVLRQISINACIATGMTFVIITGGVDLSVGSVLAVVGIVIAKLLTRLPGFIPVLPAIILSCFVGLVMGGVMGAVSGFTIARFRVPPFVSTLAMMTAARGVAFLLSDGRPVWNLPVQFNFIGRGYVLDKVFGPWIPMPVVIMVVVMGIAHVILAHTQIGRYVYAVGGNEEAARLSGINVGRVKMFTYSLSGVTAALGGIILISRLASGQPGAGESYELYAIAATVLGGTSMSGGKGTMIGTAIGALIMGVLNNGLNLAGVESYSQNVILGAVILGAVLIDKLRKAG, from the coding sequence ATGTCGGACTTGCGTGAGGACCTGACTCGGTTCGCACCCACGGAGGCGGTTGCGGCGGGTGGCGGCGTCGGTGGTGGCGGTGGCGCGGGTGTGAGCGCGGCCGCCGCCCGGCGCAGCGGCGGCTTGGGCGTGAGGGTCGGCCGCCTATTCGAGGACTACGGGATGGCCATCGTCTTTGCCGGGATATGTGTCCTCTTCACCATCTGGACGAAGGGCCTCTTCATCAGACCCGACAACATCGTGAACGTGCTGAGGCAGATCTCCATCAACGCGTGCATCGCGACGGGCATGACATTCGTGATAATCACCGGGGGCGTGGACCTGTCAGTGGGATCAGTCCTCGCTGTCGTCGGCATAGTCATCGCGAAACTCCTCACGAGACTGCCGGGGTTCATTCCGGTTCTGCCCGCGATCATCCTATCGTGCTTCGTGGGGCTGGTGATGGGCGGGGTCATGGGGGCGGTCAGCGGTTTTACCATCGCGCGGTTTCGCGTCCCACCGTTCGTGTCTACCCTCGCGATGATGACGGCCGCCCGAGGGGTCGCCTTTCTGCTTTCCGATGGCCGCCCGGTCTGGAACCTTCCGGTTCAGTTCAACTTCATCGGGAGGGGGTACGTCCTCGACAAAGTGTTCGGGCCGTGGATCCCGATGCCGGTCGTCATCATGGTCGTGGTCATGGGCATTGCCCACGTCATCCTCGCCCATACGCAGATCGGTCGCTACGTATACGCGGTGGGAGGCAACGAGGAAGCGGCTAGGCTGTCGGGGATAAACGTCGGGCGGGTAAAGATGTTCACATACAGCTTGAGCGGCGTGACCGCAGCTCTGGGTGGCATCATCCTCATCTCCCGCCTGGCTTCCGGGCAGCCGGGGGCGGGGGAATCGTACGAGCTTTACGCGATCGCCGCGACAGTGTTGGGTGGCACGTCCATGTCAGGTGGGAAAGGCACCATGATCGGCACGGCAATAGGCGCACTCATCATGGGAGTTCTGAACAACGGCCTAAACTTGGCTGGAGTGGAGTCGTACAGCCAGAACGTCATCCTCGGAGCGGTCATCCTGGGCGCAGTGCTCATAGATAAGCTGCGGAAGGCCGGCTGA
- the gguA gene encoding sugar ABC transporter ATP-binding protein, with the protein MPGEVERGDERAAPAVGTAEEAPYLLEMRNITKDFPGVRALDNVSLTLAPGEVHALAGENGAGKSTLIKILAGAERMTSGEILIGGGKVDITGPLQAKKLGISVIYQEFDLIPFLSVAENILLGREPRKGAFIDWPALHSQAGDAIRRLGIDLDLRAVVNSLSVAQKQMTEIAKAVSTDARIIVMDEPTATLTLREQAHLFDLVRTLKKQGVAIIYISHRLEELFEIADRVTVLRDGKWVMTAPVKEVTREQLVKHMVGRELTGDYPRRTRRPGREILSVRGLSRRGVIHDVSFSLREGEVLGITGLVGSGRTEIARAIFGADPADAGEVRLAGERLYIKDPRAAIRAGISLATEDRKEQGLVLMMSVRENVTLANLRALVRRGFVSRRRESAEASRLVHSLAIKTSGLEQKVQNLSGGNQQKVVLAKWLFTNSRVVIFDEPTRGIDVGAKQEIYRLMNDLAEQGVGIIMISSELPEVLGMSDRILVIHEGRVRAELTQDEATQEKIMSYATGGPEAVSGRDSRGDCACRTCVRT; encoded by the coding sequence ATGCCAGGCGAGGTAGAGCGGGGGGACGAGCGCGCGGCTCCGGCCGTCGGCACGGCGGAGGAAGCGCCGTATCTTCTTGAAATGCGCAACATCACCAAGGACTTTCCGGGGGTCAGGGCGCTCGACAACGTAAGCTTGACACTGGCTCCGGGAGAGGTTCATGCTCTCGCGGGGGAGAACGGCGCAGGGAAGTCCACGCTCATCAAGATACTCGCCGGCGCGGAGCGGATGACCTCCGGGGAGATACTCATCGGCGGCGGCAAAGTGGACATCACCGGCCCCCTCCAGGCGAAGAAGCTCGGCATAAGCGTGATCTACCAGGAATTCGACCTCATACCTTTCCTCTCGGTCGCGGAGAACATCCTCCTGGGGCGTGAGCCGCGCAAGGGTGCGTTCATCGATTGGCCTGCTCTTCATTCGCAGGCCGGCGATGCCATCCGGAGGCTCGGTATAGACCTCGACCTCCGGGCTGTCGTGAACAGTCTGAGCGTCGCCCAAAAGCAGATGACGGAGATCGCGAAGGCGGTGTCCACTGACGCCCGAATCATAGTAATGGACGAACCCACTGCCACGCTCACCCTTCGGGAGCAGGCACATCTCTTCGACCTCGTGCGAACGCTCAAGAAGCAGGGGGTCGCCATCATCTACATTTCTCACCGGCTCGAGGAGCTCTTCGAGATAGCCGATCGCGTGACGGTGCTTCGGGACGGCAAGTGGGTCATGACGGCCCCGGTCAAAGAGGTCACCAGGGAACAACTCGTGAAACACATGGTGGGGCGGGAACTGACCGGTGACTATCCGAGGAGGACTCGCCGTCCGGGGAGAGAGATTCTCAGCGTGCGAGGGCTTTCTAGGCGAGGGGTCATCCACGATGTGAGTTTCTCGCTACGTGAGGGGGAAGTACTGGGCATCACGGGGCTTGTCGGGTCCGGCCGGACCGAGATCGCCCGCGCGATCTTCGGGGCGGACCCGGCGGATGCCGGCGAGGTGCGCCTTGCGGGTGAGCGGCTCTACATAAAGGATCCGCGTGCGGCCATCCGCGCTGGGATCAGCCTTGCGACGGAAGACCGCAAAGAGCAGGGGTTGGTTCTCATGATGAGCGTCCGGGAGAACGTGACCCTTGCGAACCTTCGTGCCCTTGTGCGGCGCGGATTCGTGAGCAGGAGGCGGGAAAGCGCCGAGGCGTCGCGGCTCGTCCACTCGCTTGCCATCAAGACATCCGGTCTCGAGCAGAAGGTGCAGAACCTGAGCGGCGGAAACCAACAGAAAGTGGTCCTGGCCAAGTGGCTCTTCACCAACTCAAGGGTTGTCATATTCGATGAGCCCACGCGGGGAATAGATGTCGGGGCGAAGCAAGAGATATATCGGCTCATGAACGACCTTGCGGAACAGGGTGTCGGGATAATCATGATCTCGTCAGAGCTCCCGGAGGTCCTCGGGATGAGCGACCGCATCCTCGTGATCCACGAAGGCAGGGTGCGGGCCGAGCTGACCCAGGACGAGGCCACCCAGGAGAAGATAATGAGTTATGCAACGGGCGGGCCGGAGGCGGTGAGCGGAAGGGATTCAAGGGGGGACTGCGCATGTCGGACTTGCGTGAGGACCTGA